AGCTCTTCGAACAGAATGGCGATCTTCATGCCGTTGGGCGTCGGCCGGAAGTAGAGTTCGACAGGTTCAGGCACTGAGTGAGTTTCCTTGTCAGGCGAAGTGGCAGGCAGCCTGATGATTGGCGGAAAGCGTCCGCAGGGCGGGGTCTTCGATCGCGCAGCGCGCCTGCGCCGCGGGGCAGCGGTTGTAGAACCGGCACCCCGTTGCGGCGGCACCGCTCGGCAGTTCGCCGGCGATGGACTCCGTCTGTCTGCGGCTGCCCGGTCGCGGCACGGGGACAGCCGCCAGGAGGGCGCGGGTATAGGGATGCGCGGGCCTGCGCCAGAGTGCCTCGCGATCGGCGACCTCGACGATCCTGCCGAGATACATGACGATGACCCGATCGGCAAAATAGCGCACGACGGAGAGGTCGTGGCTGATGAAGAGGTAGGACAGCCCCAGTTCCATCTTCAGATCGACGAGGAGATTGAGGATCTGGCTCTGGATCGACACGTCCAGTGCCGACACGGGCTCGTCACAGATCAGCAGGTCCGGCTGAAGGATAAGGGCGCGGGCGATGCCGATGCGCTGGCGCTGGCCGCCGGAGAACTCGTGCGGAAACCGCGACAGCGCCGCCTGCGGCAGACCGACCTTGTCGATGATGGAGCTTATGCGCCTGCGGCGTTCCGCCTTGTCGGAAACGCCGTGGGTGCGCAACGGGATGTCGAGCAGCTTGCCGACGGTCTGTCGCGGATTGAGCGAGCCGAACGGATCCTGAAACACCATCTGCATGCGCCGGCGCT
The Mesorhizobium australicum genome window above contains:
- a CDS encoding ABC transporter ATP-binding protein, which encodes MTLLSVENLEVTYAQKGRSFRALDGVSFSLEKGETVGLVGESGCGKSTLGKSILRLIETSAGAIRVEGDDITKLGHNAMMSKRRRMQMVFQDPFGSLNPRQTVGKLLDIPLRTHGVSDKAERRRRISSIIDKVGLPQAALSRFPHEFSGGQRQRIGIARALILQPDLLICDEPVSALDVSIQSQILNLLVDLKMELGLSYLFISHDLSVVRYFADRVIVMYLGRIVEVADREALWRRPAHPYTRALLAAVPVPRPGSRRQTESIAGELPSGAAATGCRFYNRCPAAQARCAIEDPALRTLSANHQAACHFA